Proteins co-encoded in one Aggregicoccus sp. 17bor-14 genomic window:
- a CDS encoding DUF350 domain-containing protein, whose protein sequence is MNFTLVALGLVKVAFGGAVAAVGILLAFRGLNRILGTDPVGDLRSGNTAAGLVHAASLLALGLLVHNAVQATFDAVDLTFRAPPLPWGQVPRLFLFALLHVTVSLGVGTGVLGAGVLLFDRMTPGLDELAEVRRGNVACALLLSAILVVLALLTGPGLQAALDGLIPFPHLPPNTYVSPR, encoded by the coding sequence ATGAACTTCACGCTCGTTGCACTCGGCCTGGTCAAGGTGGCCTTCGGCGGTGCGGTCGCCGCGGTCGGCATCCTGCTCGCGTTCCGCGGCCTCAACCGCATCCTCGGCACGGACCCGGTGGGTGACCTGCGCTCGGGCAACACGGCCGCGGGGCTGGTGCACGCGGCGAGCCTGCTCGCGCTGGGGCTCCTGGTGCACAACGCCGTGCAGGCCACCTTCGACGCGGTGGACCTGACCTTCCGCGCGCCGCCCCTGCCCTGGGGGCAGGTGCCGCGGCTCTTCCTCTTCGCGCTGCTGCACGTGACGGTGTCCCTGGGCGTGGGCACGGGCGTGCTGGGCGCGGGCGTGCTGCTCTTCGACCGGATGACGCCGGGCCTGGACGAGCTCGCCGAGGTGCGCCGCGGCAACGTCGCATGCGCGCTGCTGCTCTCGGCCATCCTCGTGGTGCTCGCGCTGCTCACCGGCCCCGGCCTGCAGGCGGCGCTGGACGGCCTCATCCCCTTCCCGCACCTGCCGCCCAACACCTACGTCTCGCCCCGGTGA
- a CDS encoding transglutaminase domain-containing protein, translating into MKLLLQWALGLCALAALLFCLLAGTFNWDALRVALWPLPLPEPAPAPTTNLGVVLLPPQTPPEAARHYDWRAAALRPSDYQVGYGLSAAMAQHYARGLQDYAAELHYRSLAEDRFSFRAPPGCERLPMACVYQELMRSNAKAVHALGERFAARVRSEHLSAPEAAELVITFVQRIHYDVPREQPFGVLPPALVPAQDRGDCDSKALLAAMLLRQLGIDAVVLSSEQLGHAAVGVGLPGPGTQLELAGRRYRYAEVTAEGWPIGMVPPKYDLPRLWTPMPVDPRVSPLGASPGESAQDAADRLAP; encoded by the coding sequence GTGAAGCTGCTGCTCCAGTGGGCCCTGGGCCTGTGCGCGCTCGCCGCGCTCCTGTTCTGCCTCCTGGCGGGGACCTTCAACTGGGATGCGCTGCGCGTGGCGCTGTGGCCCCTGCCGCTGCCTGAGCCCGCCCCGGCTCCGACGACGAACCTGGGCGTGGTGCTGCTGCCTCCCCAGACGCCGCCCGAGGCCGCGCGCCACTACGACTGGCGCGCCGCGGCGCTGCGCCCCTCGGACTACCAGGTGGGCTACGGCTTGAGCGCCGCCATGGCGCAGCACTACGCGCGCGGGCTGCAGGACTACGCCGCCGAGCTGCACTACCGAAGCCTCGCCGAGGACCGCTTCAGCTTCCGCGCGCCGCCCGGCTGCGAGCGCCTGCCGATGGCCTGCGTGTACCAGGAGCTGATGCGCAGCAACGCGAAGGCGGTGCACGCGCTGGGGGAGCGCTTCGCCGCGCGCGTGCGCTCCGAACACCTGAGCGCGCCCGAGGCCGCCGAGCTCGTCATCACCTTCGTGCAGCGCATCCACTACGACGTGCCGCGCGAGCAGCCCTTCGGCGTGCTGCCGCCCGCGCTGGTGCCCGCGCAGGACCGCGGCGACTGCGACTCCAAGGCGCTGCTCGCCGCCATGCTGCTGCGCCAGCTGGGCATCGACGCGGTGGTGCTCTCCAGCGAGCAGCTGGGGCACGCCGCCGTGGGGGTGGGGCTGCCCGGCCCGGGCACGCAGCTCGAGCTCGCCGGGCGCCGCTACCGCTACGCCGAGGTCACCGCGGAGGGCTGGCCCATCGGGATGGTGCCGCCCAAGTACGACCTGCCGCGGCTGTGGACGCCGATGCCGGTGGACCCGCGCGTGAGCCCCCTGGGGGCCTCGCCGGGCGAGTCCGCGCAGGACGCGGCCGACCGGCTCGCGCCTTGA